The DNA region AGGTGTTCTTTGCCTGGTGGGCGGCGCTGTACCATACCGAGGGCGAGCAGTACACCTGCCGGGCCGTGCGCTCTCTGCGGGGAGAATCGGTGGCGTTCGCCATCCCCGGGCGGGTGGTGAGGGCCATCGCGGCGCCGGGCCAGCCGCCGGTGATTCCCCCCGAGGACGCGGAGATCCGCGACCACGTTCCGGCCGAGGTGGCTGTGGTGGCGCCGCTGGACTTTGGCGACGAAGAGGCGGGGCTGCTGATCCTAGGCCGCCGCATGACGGACGCCCCGTACGAGCCGCACGACCTGGCCCTGCTGCGCGCCCTCGCCGACTCGTCGGCCATCGCGCTTCGCAACGCCGAGCTGCTGGACCGGCTTCGCGCCCAGGCCACCATCGATCCGCTCACCGGCTGCCACAACCGACGCGGCTTCGACGAGATCCTGGAGAACGAGCTGGCGCGCTCGCAGCGTTACAATCGGCCGCTGTGCCTGGTGCTGCTGGATATCGACCGCTTCAAGGCCATCAACGACGATTTCGGTCACGAGGTGGGCGACCACGCGCTGCAGCGGATCGGGCGGGCGGTGCGGCACGCGTTCCGCAGCACGGACAGCGCCTGCCGCTACGGCGGCGAGGAGTTCGCCCTCGTCTTCCCGGAGACCACCAAGGAAGAGGGGCTGAAGCTGGCGGAGCGGCTGCGGGTGCTGGTGGAGGCGCTGCCCCCCAACGCCGAAGTGCCCCGCCCGCTGACCGCCAGCTTTGGCGTGGCGGCGTTTCCCGCGGATGCGACCAATCACACGGACCTGGTTCGCGCGGCCGACCGGGCGCTGTACCAGGCCAAGAGCAACGGCCGCAATCGGGTGGAACTGGCCTGACCGTCCGAGCTTCGATGGATCCGCAGC from Longimicrobium sp. includes:
- a CDS encoding sensor domain-containing diguanylate cyclase, which codes for MHVRMEAPPRLRATAEDAGDSAGPQVPAVSQAFAAVPLLGTPTQVAQACVDAVRALTGGPARVEVPTRPVPLALGDDAEGLVPLASFDAPGGQGRVLAGAHTAMYEPVAVQAVAAHLERVWAVQQHRTAQTLELDQLRFHLGALQQVARTLSVVRGAEETERLVLDSVGEVFFAWWAALYHTEGEQYTCRAVRSLRGESVAFAIPGRVVRAIAAPGQPPVIPPEDAEIRDHVPAEVAVVAPLDFGDEEAGLLILGRRMTDAPYEPHDLALLRALADSSAIALRNAELLDRLRAQATIDPLTGCHNRRGFDEILENELARSQRYNRPLCLVLLDIDRFKAINDDFGHEVGDHALQRIGRAVRHAFRSTDSACRYGGEEFALVFPETTKEEGLKLAERLRVLVEALPPNAEVPRPLTASFGVAAFPADATNHTDLVRAADRALYQAKSNGRNRVELA